In Zobellia roscoffensis, the following are encoded in one genomic region:
- the gldF gene encoding gliding motility-associated ABC transporter permease subunit GldF: protein MLAIFKREIQSFFTSPIGYLVIGLFLVLNGLFLWVFKGPFNIFDYGFADLSNFFLLAPWVFLFLIPAITMKSFSEEKKLGTLELLFIKPISIWETVLGKFFGTFALGLIALVPTLLYVYTISQLGTTIGNLDTGLVLGSYFGTLFLMSCYTAIGLLASTLSENQIVAFIVGLILCFLFYYGFEALATIFEGETLVFIEKLGMKHHFDSIARGILDTRDLIYFISLTILFLFLTVVQLKNTNR from the coding sequence ATGCTTGCCATTTTTAAACGTGAAATACAATCGTTCTTTACATCGCCCATAGGGTATTTGGTCATCGGGCTTTTTCTTGTACTGAACGGATTGTTCCTTTGGGTATTCAAAGGCCCTTTTAATATTTTCGATTACGGCTTTGCCGATCTAAGTAACTTTTTTCTCCTAGCGCCTTGGGTATTTCTTTTTCTGATACCCGCTATAACCATGAAAAGTTTCTCTGAAGAAAAAAAATTAGGGACTTTAGAGCTGCTTTTTATTAAACCCATTTCAATTTGGGAAACGGTTCTTGGAAAGTTCTTCGGAACTTTCGCTTTAGGACTTATAGCTCTTGTACCCACGCTGCTTTATGTATATACGATTTCTCAATTGGGCACCACAATAGGCAACTTAGATACCGGACTGGTTCTAGGCTCTTATTTTGGCACCTTATTTTTAATGAGTTGTTATACGGCAATAGGTTTATTGGCTTCAACTTTATCAGAAAATCAGATTGTCGCTTTTATAGTTGGTTTAATTCTATGCTTTCTTTTTTATTACGGATTTGAAGCTCTTGCTACTATTTTTGAGGGAGAAACTTTAGTCTTTATTGAGAAGTTAGGGATGAAACATCATTTTGATAGTATAGCAAGAGGTATTTTAGATACACGAGATTTAATTTATTTTATCAGTTTGACTATTCTCTTTCTTTTTCTAACCGTTGTACAACTTAAAAATACGAACCGGTGA
- a CDS encoding SAM hydrolase/SAM-dependent halogenase family protein — MNPIITLTTDFGLKDYFVGTLKGTIYKELNDARIVDISHNISPFNIQECAYILENSYKHFPEGTIHIVGVDSEPTPENQHVAVLVNGHYFISANNGVIGLITSEIKPEKVVELNIPNPSHGSFPVLDVFVQVACHIARGGTLEVVGRSFDQLKDLREFSPTVTDNGSKIIGSVVYIDNYGNVVTNISRNFFEAYRKGRDFEITARTTKFTKIHNKYSDIINFDLEKSQRKGAGDRLALFNSANYIQLAIYKSDLNTVGGASTLLGLDFRDTITITFS; from the coding sequence ATGAATCCGATTATAACGCTAACCACAGATTTTGGTCTTAAAGACTATTTTGTAGGCACCCTTAAGGGAACCATATATAAAGAACTTAACGATGCCAGAATAGTTGATATCTCCCATAACATAAGTCCGTTTAACATTCAAGAATGTGCCTATATCCTAGAAAATTCATACAAGCATTTTCCCGAGGGCACTATACACATTGTTGGGGTGGACTCAGAACCCACTCCAGAGAACCAGCATGTGGCAGTATTGGTAAATGGCCATTATTTCATAAGTGCCAACAACGGAGTTATTGGTCTTATTACCAGCGAAATAAAACCCGAAAAGGTAGTGGAATTAAATATTCCCAACCCTAGTCACGGTTCTTTTCCCGTATTGGACGTGTTCGTTCAGGTTGCCTGCCATATAGCTCGTGGCGGCACTTTAGAGGTGGTAGGAAGATCATTTGACCAGCTTAAAGATTTAAGAGAGTTCTCACCCACTGTTACGGATAATGGAAGTAAAATAATTGGTAGCGTTGTATATATTGATAATTATGGAAACGTGGTAACCAATATCAGCAGGAACTTTTTTGAAGCCTACCGTAAGGGAAGGGATTTTGAGATTACCGCACGCACCACCAAGTTTACCAAGATTCATAATAAGTACAGCGACATCATTAACTTTGACCTTGAGAAAAGTCAGCGTAAAGGTGCTGGAGACCGGTTAGCACTCTTTAATAGCGCCAATTACATTCAGCTTGCTATTTATAAAAGTGACCTGAATACAGTTGGCGGAGCCTCTACCCTGCTTGGTCTTGATTTTAGGGACACCATTACCATTACCTTCTCATAA
- a CDS encoding PhoH family protein, with product MNELILELTEISPREFFGQQNENIDLLKKYFPKLKIVARGSKIKVYGDEELLEEFERRFDMLTVHFGKYNKLDENIIERVLTSNTSSDYESPANSDETLVHGVNGRLIKPQTVNQRKLVDAAKKNDMVFAIGPAGTGKTYTGVALAVKALKEKQVRRIILTRPAVEAGENLGFLPGDLKEKLDPYMQPLYDGLRDMIPAEKLAHLIENDIIQIAPLAFMRGRTLDNAFVILDEAQNTTHAQMKMFLTRMGKNAKFLITGDPGQIDLPRRVISGLKEALLILKNTQGIEIVYLDDKDVIRHKLVKKVIDAYKNIEHQN from the coding sequence TTGAACGAACTTATATTAGAACTTACCGAGATAAGCCCAAGGGAATTTTTTGGGCAACAAAATGAAAATATTGACTTGCTTAAAAAGTATTTTCCAAAGTTGAAAATAGTAGCTAGGGGAAGCAAAATAAAAGTCTACGGCGATGAAGAACTCCTTGAGGAATTTGAACGGCGTTTTGATATGCTTACGGTGCACTTTGGCAAATACAATAAACTGGACGAAAATATAATCGAAAGGGTACTTACCAGTAATACGTCTTCAGATTATGAATCGCCCGCAAATAGTGACGAAACATTGGTGCACGGTGTTAATGGTAGGCTTATAAAGCCACAAACCGTAAACCAGCGAAAGTTAGTTGATGCGGCCAAGAAAAACGATATGGTTTTTGCCATAGGGCCTGCGGGTACCGGCAAAACCTATACGGGGGTTGCACTTGCTGTTAAAGCGCTGAAAGAAAAGCAGGTAAGGCGTATTATCTTAACTAGACCTGCAGTAGAGGCTGGTGAGAATCTTGGCTTTTTACCGGGAGATTTAAAAGAAAAATTAGACCCGTATATGCAACCTTTGTATGACGGGCTAAGAGATATGATTCCTGCTGAAAAATTGGCACATTTAATAGAGAACGACATCATACAAATTGCACCTTTGGCTTTTATGCGTGGACGTACGTTGGATAATGCTTTTGTTATTTTAGACGAGGCACAGAATACCACACATGCGCAGATGAAAATGTTTCTTACCCGTATGGGGAAAAATGCCAAATTCTTAATTACGGGAGACCCTGGTCAGATAGATTTACCAAGAAGGGTAATTTCAGGTCTTAAGGAAGCGCTTTTGATTCTTAAGAACACCCAAGGTATTGAAATCGTTTATCTAGATGATAAAGATGTTATCCGTCATAAACTTGTGAAAAAAGTTATTGATGCCTACAAGAATATAGAGCACCAGAATTAA